Below is a window of Micromonas commoda chromosome 14, complete sequence DNA.
CCCAGATGCGATCGACGAGAAAAAAGAGGACGAGGATAAGGAGGGAAAGAAGGACAAGTAGAGTTTCTAGTCGACGTTACGATCCTAGCTATTGGACTTTAATGTACCGCAACTGGGTCAAGGCAGCTGAGCCCGTTAAACCTTGTATTTGCCGGTGTTGAACCCACCCGGGAGGCTCTCCTTTGCAATGATCTCCTCGATGATCTCCTTGATCTTCCCCTTGGCCGTCTTGATGCACCGCTCGCTCGGCCCCTCGATCAGCAGGAACAACTTCCGCTCACCCGGTGGCACGGGCTTGTTCGGGGCGTAATATTGTCCCTTGACGGTTATCGCCGAGCCGGTAAACTCGGAAATCTGAGCCAGCGTGTCCTTGTGCGTCACCTTCCAGCGCGCCTGCTGCGGGAAGTCGTTAATCTCGAGCTCCGACTCGAAGTGCGCCCCGTCCGCCTGGAAAACACCGCtcctggccgccgcgtgctgcgcgttcaacgcggcggcgaacgcggcggctcgcgcggctccgGTGGTGGCTCCGGTGACCAGCGCCATGCTGTTCGCCGCCTGAGAGATGGCGAGGGACATCTGCGAGTTGTTCGCCGCGTTGACCTGCGCCTGCGTAGGGCCCTGGGCCGCCGTAGGGGTCACGCCGAGAGAGCTCCCGAtcttggcggcggccgcacgagcggcggcgttgagTAGAGCCACCTTGGGGTCCtccggctgcggcggcggcgaataCGCCGGGGCTGGGGCTGGGGCTGGATggaccggcgtcgccccaaccggcgccgccgccggcgctccgcctccgaatgccgccgcccccgccgcctgccccatcgccgccgccctcgccacctgctcggccgcggcggcctgcgccgcggtcgtcgccgccgccgcggcggcggcgcccgatcGCCCGACGCTCTGGAAGATTGgttccccgtcgtcgtcgaatcgaccctcgtcgtccgagtcggatTCGTCATCCGCCTGCACCTCcagacccgccgcgagcgccgccgccttcttcgcgcgtcgctccgcgTCCTGCTCCTCCCTCGAGAACTTGAACCCGgacccgccgaacccgcTGCTCTTGCCGCCCACCACCAAtccctccttcttcttcttggcgtACTCATCCGCCATCAACCTGAGGTCGCTCGGCACGGGTTGCTTGGCGTCCGTCATCGCCTTGACGAGATCCGGCGCGAACTTCTCCTCTTCCTGCGAGATGAACGTGACGGCGGTGCCCTTGTTACCCGCGCGGCCCGTTCGTCCCACCCTGTGCACGTAATCCTCCAGGTGGTTCGGAGTGTCGTAGTTGACGACGAGCCTGAGCCCTGACacgtcgagcccgcgcgcggcgacggacgtggcgacgaggatgtTGCACACGTCCGATTTGAAATCCGCGATGGTGCACTCGCGATCACTCTGCTCCTTCCCGCCGTGCAAAGACAGGCACGGGTACCCGCTCCGCAGCAAGTCGCGAAACACCTGGTCGCACTTGTCCTGACTCGCCACGAAGATGATGATTTTCCCTCGTTCGTACCATTctccgaggagctcgagcactCGGAGGAAccggtcctcctccgcgcgcatctccACGATCTGCTCGATGTCCGAGTTGACCACCGACCTGCCGCCCACCTGAATCTCCACCGGGTTCGTCAGCGCGCtccgcgccagcgcctccatcgcgtgCGGAAACGTCGCGCTGAACATCACCGTCTGCCTGTCCGGCCGAAGGTTGTTCATGATCCGCGTGATCTGCGGCTCAAAGCCCATGTCGAACATGCgatccgcctcgtcgagcaccaTGTACGTCACCCGCCTCAAGTTGGTGATTCGAccggcgcccgtcgtcaGCACGTCGATCATTCGCCCCGGGGTGCACGCGACAATCTCGCACCCGCGCTTGAGTTCGCCAAtttgcgtcgcgacgccgctcccgccgtaCACGGAAACCGCCAccaaacccgcggcgcgaccaAACTTTTTGCAATCCTTGCCAATCTGCGTCACCAACTCGCGCGTCGGGCCCATGATCATGCCGAtcgggccgtcgccgctctcgaTGGGGCGCTGGTCCTTGACGTGCCTCAGCATGGGTAACACGTACGATAGCGTCTTGCCGGATCCCGTCTTTGCGACGCCGATGCAGTCGCGCCCGGACATAATCACGGGAAGCGCCTGGCACTGGATCGGCATAGGCTTGTCGAAGCCGCTGCGGCGGATGAGCTCCATGACGCGGTTGCTCAGGCCCGCCTGCGCCCACGTCTTGATCGGGCGCGGGACGTCCTTGCCCCGGCACCTGATCCCctccagctcggcgcgaagctccTTCACCTCCGCCTTGGTCATCCGCGCAATCTCGTAGGATTCGATGTAAAAGTTCTTGCGGAACGGGGGGTAGTCGATGGAGTCgtggtcggcgacgccgagcttaTCCGCCTTGCTCATCCGCGACTGCTGCTTCCGAGCCcactccgcgtcgtcgtcgctgccggCCCCGTCGGTGTCCgaatccgcgccgccgccggactcCGACGAGTCCCCGCCGTCGGAATCGGCGTCGAAGAACCGTCTCACCAGCCCGATCTTCTTGacagcgcgtccgcctttaacgccgccgtcgtccctcTTGACGGGCGGCCTCGCCAACCCGACGTTCGCGGGTTTCTTGACGGTGATTCCCGGGCGAAGAAACGCGGAGCCGCCGAATGCCGGTTTTTTGAGCACCGTCGGCTTTATCGAcggctgcgcgccgccgccgttcgtgGTCGCGGCTTGGTTCGTGGCCGGTTTGGTTCGAACGACGGGTGCGGGAACCCGCGCCCTagcccgcgccaccgccgcctccgccttggcgttgTTCGCCCTcatgaacgcgtcgagggggtcgtcgtcgtcatccgacTTTTTCGTCAGCGGCGGTAAACCCGTgtccgggtccgtcgcgggcgttACACCGGGCGTCACGTCGGCTGCGACAGC
It encodes the following:
- a CDS encoding predicted protein, whose amino-acid sequence is MNLQSPSPRRMRGQSFSRSPAAATASTARAPARTSSPSRLTCRRRRSTSRRISRGSSAGPRTYPRRRRRRMAAGPGCRGARRASWSSAARGRRRRRDPGAGRRPCPRRRRRRRSRSSRPSSKRRRTDDPAPTPATTAEIQPARDDDSSQPRDRKEDAPAAEKGKDPAADLAAQMRERRERAAAAAAPAPAPAPGAADDDDAPGVSDRRPPGWTLDADEDLAGMADEDDDDDETPRPAANKPGTDEDEEDVDPLEAFMAANDSKPANVGLARPPVKRDDGGVKGGRAVKKIGLVRRFFDADSDGGDSSESGGGADSDTDGAGSDDDAEWARKQQSRMSKADKLGVADHDSIDYPPFRKNFYIESYEIARMTKAEVKELRAELEGIRCRGKDVPRPIKTWAQAGLSNRVMELIRRSGFDKPMPIQCQALPVIMSGRDCIGVAKTGSGKTLSYVLPMLRHVKDQRPIESGDGPIGMIMGPTRELVTQIGKDCKKFGRAAGLVAVSVYGGSGVATQIGELKRGCEIVACTPGRMIDVLTTGAGRITNLRRVTYMVLDEADRMFDMGFEPQITRIMNNLRPDRQTVMFSATFPHAMEALARSALTNPVEIQVGGRSVVNSDIEQIVEMRAEEDRFLRVLELLGEWYERGKIIIFVASQDKCDQVFRDLLRSGYPCLSLHGGKEQSDRECTIADFKSDVCNILVATSVAARGLDVSGLRLVVNYDTPNHLEDYVHRVGRTGRAGNKGTAVTFISQEEEKFAPDLVKAMTDAKQPVPSDLRLMADEYAKKKKEGLVVGGKSSGFGGSGFKFSREEQDAERRAKKAAALAAGLEVQADDESDSDDEGRFDDDGEPIFQSVGRSGAAAAAAATTAAQAAAAEQVALLNAAARAAAAKIGSSLGVTPTAAQGPTQAQVNAANNSQMSLAISQAANSMALVTGATTGAARAAAFAAALNAQHAAARSGVFQADGAHFESELEINDFPQQARWKVTHKDTLAQISEFTGSAITVKGQYYAPNKPVPPGERKLFLLIEGPSERCIKTAKGKIKEIIEEIIAKESLPGGFNTGKYKV